A single genomic interval of Penaeus vannamei isolate JL-2024 chromosome 33, ASM4276789v1, whole genome shotgun sequence harbors:
- the LOC113823985 gene encoding oxysterol-binding protein-related protein 1 isoform X1 yields MSADEEHKDASKYRTSLPAEQFQRNDFSLWSVLKQCIGKELSKITMPVVFNEPLSFLQRMAEYMEYAWLLEKADQAQDPVTRMQYVTAFAVSGLASNWERVGKPFNPLLGETYELQRDNYRIVCEQVSHHPPVSAFYADAENWNFHGSIHPKLKFWGKSVEIQPKGVLTVELPNHGEAYTWSNVNCCVHNIIVGKLWIEQYGTMEITNHATGHKSVLTFKTAGWFSKDLHRIEGFIMDKKKKKLTFMYGKWTEFLRATDIGSYEEYMKTNPHKFRRNDKKKSDDGTGSASPAHAPRKVFKKLNSITSSFKMSSDVDAGVDIEDGDPPEEPEEGTYPRTDSTYSIDIPNSAILWEADPRPENSPQFYHFTLFAMSLNDMSEELKRSLSSTDCRLRPDIRLLENGDIDGAANEKNRLEEKQREARKARKKGKEDWKPRWFEQGANPFTRLDDWLYSGGYWDRNYEDAVDIF; encoded by the exons ATGTCTGCAGATGAAGAGCACAAAGATGCCTCCAAATACAG GACCAGTCTTCCTGCGGAGCAGTTCCAGCGCAACGATTTCTCCCTTTGGTCGGTGCTAAAGCAATGCATCGGCAAGGAGCTGTCCAAGATCACCATGCCTGTGGTCTTCAACGAGCCCCTGTCCTTCCTCCAGCGAATGGCGGAGTACATGGAGTACGCCTGGCTCCTGGAGAAGGCGGACCAGGCGCAGGATCCCGTCACGAGGATGCAG TACGTGACAGCGTTCGCCGTGAGCGGTCTGGCCTCGAACTGGGAGCGCGTCGGGAAGCCATTCAACCCGCTGCTCGGAGAAACGTATGAACTGCAGAGGGACAACTACAG GATAGTGTGCGAGCAGGTGTCTCACCACCCGCCCGTCTCCGCCTTCTACGCCGACGCCGAGAACTGGAACTTCCACGGCTCCATTCACCCAAAGCTCAAGTTCTGGGGCAAGAGCGTCGAGATCCAGCCCAAGGGCGTGCTCACCGTCGAACTACCTAA TCACGGCGAGGCATACACCTGGAGTAACGTGAACTGCTGCGTGCATAACATTATTGTGGGGAAGCTTTGGATCGAGCAGTATGGCACCATGGAAATCACTAACCATGCTACGG GTCACAAGTCCGTCCTGACTTTCAAGACAGCAGGCTGGTTCTCCAAGGACTTGCACAGGATAGAAGGCTTCATTATGGACAAGAA GAAGAAAAAGTTGACCTTTATGTATGGCAAGTGGACCGAGTTCCTCCGTGCTACAGACATTGGATCCTATGAGGAATACATGAAGACAAACCCGCATAAATTCAG GAGAAACGACAAGAAGAAGAGCGACGACGGCACGGGAAGCGCCAGTCCCGCCCACGCCCCGAGGAAGGTGTTCAAGAAGCTCAACTCTATCACTTCCTCCTTCAAGATGAGCTCTGACGTGGAT GCCGGCGTGGATATCGAGGACGGCGACCCGCCCGAGGAGCCCGAGGAGGGCACGTACCCGCGCACGGACTCCACCTACAGCATCGACATCCCCAACTCGGCGATTCTGTGGGAGGCTGACCCGCGCCCCGAAAACTCTCCTCAG TTCTACCACTTCACACTGTTCGCAATGTCTCTGAACGATATGAGTGAAGAATTGAAGAGATCTCTCAGCTCGACAGACTGCAG ATTGCGGCCGGACATCCGCCTCCTGGAGAATGGCGACATCGACGGAGCAGCCAACGAGAAGAACCGGCTGGAGGAGAAGCAGCGGGAGGCGCGGAAGGCCAGAAAGAAGGGCAAAGAAGACTGGAAGCCGAG GTGGTTCGAGCAGGGAGCCAACCCCTTCACGCGGCTCGACGACTGGCTCTACTCGGGCGGCTACTGGGACCGCAACTACGAAGACGCCGTCGACATATTTTGA
- the LOC113823985 gene encoding oxysterol-binding protein-related protein 1 isoform X2, which produces MPVVFNEPLSFLQRMAEYMEYAWLLEKADQAQDPVTRMQYVTAFAVSGLASNWERVGKPFNPLLGETYELQRDNYRIVCEQVSHHPPVSAFYADAENWNFHGSIHPKLKFWGKSVEIQPKGVLTVELPNHGEAYTWSNVNCCVHNIIVGKLWIEQYGTMEITNHATGHKSVLTFKTAGWFSKDLHRIEGFIMDKKKKKLTFMYGKWTEFLRATDIGSYEEYMKTNPHKFRRNDKKKSDDGTGSASPAHAPRKVFKKLNSITSSFKMSSDVDAGVDIEDGDPPEEPEEGTYPRTDSTYSIDIPNSAILWEADPRPENSPQFYHFTLFAMSLNDMSEELKRSLSSTDCRLRPDIRLLENGDIDGAANEKNRLEEKQREARKARKKGKEDWKPRWFEQGANPFTRLDDWLYSGGYWDRNYEDAVDIF; this is translated from the exons ATGCCTGTGGTCTTCAACGAGCCCCTGTCCTTCCTCCAGCGAATGGCGGAGTACATGGAGTACGCCTGGCTCCTGGAGAAGGCGGACCAGGCGCAGGATCCCGTCACGAGGATGCAG TACGTGACAGCGTTCGCCGTGAGCGGTCTGGCCTCGAACTGGGAGCGCGTCGGGAAGCCATTCAACCCGCTGCTCGGAGAAACGTATGAACTGCAGAGGGACAACTACAG GATAGTGTGCGAGCAGGTGTCTCACCACCCGCCCGTCTCCGCCTTCTACGCCGACGCCGAGAACTGGAACTTCCACGGCTCCATTCACCCAAAGCTCAAGTTCTGGGGCAAGAGCGTCGAGATCCAGCCCAAGGGCGTGCTCACCGTCGAACTACCTAA TCACGGCGAGGCATACACCTGGAGTAACGTGAACTGCTGCGTGCATAACATTATTGTGGGGAAGCTTTGGATCGAGCAGTATGGCACCATGGAAATCACTAACCATGCTACGG GTCACAAGTCCGTCCTGACTTTCAAGACAGCAGGCTGGTTCTCCAAGGACTTGCACAGGATAGAAGGCTTCATTATGGACAAGAA GAAGAAAAAGTTGACCTTTATGTATGGCAAGTGGACCGAGTTCCTCCGTGCTACAGACATTGGATCCTATGAGGAATACATGAAGACAAACCCGCATAAATTCAG GAGAAACGACAAGAAGAAGAGCGACGACGGCACGGGAAGCGCCAGTCCCGCCCACGCCCCGAGGAAGGTGTTCAAGAAGCTCAACTCTATCACTTCCTCCTTCAAGATGAGCTCTGACGTGGAT GCCGGCGTGGATATCGAGGACGGCGACCCGCCCGAGGAGCCCGAGGAGGGCACGTACCCGCGCACGGACTCCACCTACAGCATCGACATCCCCAACTCGGCGATTCTGTGGGAGGCTGACCCGCGCCCCGAAAACTCTCCTCAG TTCTACCACTTCACACTGTTCGCAATGTCTCTGAACGATATGAGTGAAGAATTGAAGAGATCTCTCAGCTCGACAGACTGCAG ATTGCGGCCGGACATCCGCCTCCTGGAGAATGGCGACATCGACGGAGCAGCCAACGAGAAGAACCGGCTGGAGGAGAAGCAGCGGGAGGCGCGGAAGGCCAGAAAGAAGGGCAAAGAAGACTGGAAGCCGAG GTGGTTCGAGCAGGGAGCCAACCCCTTCACGCGGCTCGACGACTGGCTCTACTCGGGCGGCTACTGGGACCGCAACTACGAAGACGCCGTCGACATATTTTGA